In Candidatus Nitrosotalea sinensis, the sequence TATTTTTGCATCTGTCTTTACGCCCGATGGGTTCATGCTTGTCCTTGTTGCTCTAAATCCTGATTTTTGCAGTTTTTCTATGATTCCTCCAAGAGAGGGTGGTGCTGAATGCTTTCTCTGCCCTAGTTCATCTAGAGCAAAATAAGCCGGAGGCATGCCTGACTCTTCTTTGCATTTTTCCAAAAATGTAGAGCAGGACTTGTCAACTTTGAGGTTTTTTTCCTCTGATATCATGGAATCTATAAAGTCCTTGTCATACATGCTGTCTATCCATAGGGGTCCTGCAAGTTCTGCTTTAGAGTTGCAAATGTTACATGTGCGTTCAACATCTTGTACAACTTTTCTGTTACCGCAACCATGACAGTGCAGTATGTATCCCATGCAGTTTTTGGTGTTTGTTTTTACAAGCACCTTGGTGTAAGCCTTGTAGTAATGCATACTGTGTTGGACAAAAAGTGGTACCAACATGATGTCTAATCTTCCTGCAACCATGTTCATACATCCAAGTATCAAACGAAGTGCAATCTCGTTTCCGTATATTGTTCTGACTGGAGTGCCGTAATACTTGCGTTGACAGGCCTCTGGAAATATTCCATGTAATACTGTCATGTCTGTGGCAGTAACTGATAGCAATCCTCCATGAAATGTAGCCCTCATTGCACAATCAAGATATCTTGATGGAGATCCAAACGGGTCAACATCTACAATTGCACCGCGTCCGTCTCTTGTGGAATGAAGGCTGAGAAATCTGCATGCTTCGTTTTCAGAAAATTCGCAATTTGTTACATTGTTGAGTTGGGCAATTTTTTTTCCAATCTCGAGTGCTTGT encodes:
- a CDS encoding tRNA (guanine-N1)-methyltransferase; this translates as MLESELAEITEGSTRLLVPKDSLSEEVPPKEPAFFNPRARVSRDFSIIAYSAFVKNFKGPKIFLDSLAGIGARSVRVANEIPSIEKSIANDVNPQALEIGKKIAQLNNVTNCEFSENEACRFLSLHSTRDGRGAIVDVDPFGSPSRYLDCAMRATFHGGLLSVTATDMTVLHGIFPEACQRKYYGTPVRTIYGNEIALRLILGCMNMVAGRLDIMLVPLFVQHSMHYYKAYTKVLVKTNTKNCMGYILHCHGCGNRKVVQDVERTCNICNSKAELAGPLWIDSMYDKDFIDSMISEEKNLKVDKSCSTFLEKCKEESGMPPAYFALDELGQRKHSAPPSLGGIIEKLQKSGFRATRTSMNPSGVKTDAKIDEILALVP